The Vampirovibrio chlorellavorus genomic sequence CCTGGACTGGCCCTGATGCACCCGGGCGACAGTGGTAACGCCGTGCGGGTCATTCAAACCCGTTTGGCCCAGTTGGGTTTTCATCAGGGGGCCATTGACGGAACCTATGGGGCCATTACCCAGAAGGCCGTGGCTGCTTTCCAGCGTTCGCAAGGGCTTTACCCCACGGGGCTGGTGGATCATCAAACCTTGCGGGCCTTGGGGTACGAGGTCGATCCCGCCGCTCCCCCGCCTACCCAGATGAATCCTTCCATTGAAGCGGTGGCCAAGTTATTCCCCGACGCGCCCGTGAACAACATTCGCAATTATCTGCCTCTGGTGCTGCGGGCGCTGGCCGAGCGGGGCTTGGGCGATAAGTCCATGGTCCTGATGGCCTTGGCGACTATTCGGGCGGAAACGGCCAGTTTTGCCCCTATTAGCGAGTACCAGTCCAAGTACAACACCGCCCCGGGTGGAAAACCTTACGCTTTGTACGATTTTCGATCGGATTTGGGCAACAACGCAGCGGGCGACGGCGATCGCTATAAAGGGCGCGGCTTTATCCAACTGACCGGTAAAAGCAATTACGCCACCTACTCCCAAAAGCTGGGCTTGGGCGATTTGTTGCTGCGCCAGCCGGATGCGGCCAATGATCCGGTCATTGCCG encodes the following:
- a CDS encoding peptidoglycan-binding protein; the encoded protein is MPNFSPPVPGRSQRGPNEPGLALMHPGDSGNAVRVIQTRLAQLGFHQGAIDGTYGAITQKAVAAFQRSQGLYPTGLVDHQTLRALGYEVDPAAPPPTQMNPSIEAVAKLFPDAPVNNIRNYLPLVLRALAERGLGDKSMVLMALATIRAETASFAPISEYQSKYNTAPGGKPYALYDFRSDLGNNAAGDGDRYKGRGFIQLTGKSNYATYSQKLGLGDLLLRQPDAANDPVIAARVLAAFLKDKEGTIRSALAKGDLKTARKSVNGGTHGLDVFTLTFQKGAKMSNLAYA